A single Grus americana isolate bGruAme1 chromosome 34, bGruAme1.mat, whole genome shotgun sequence DNA region contains:
- the SAMD4B gene encoding LOW QUALITY PROTEIN: protein Smaug homolog 2 (The sequence of the model RefSeq protein was modified relative to this genomic sequence to represent the inferred CDS: inserted 2 bases in 1 codon): MMFRDQVGIVAGWFKGWNECEQTVALLSLLKRVTRTQARFLQLCLEHSLADCTDIHLLEAEANSAAAISQWPQEPAEAAVALLLAHLPLLQPGNAAAKAEYMKRLQKILAYAIESNRCVEESRQLLSYALIHPATTLDDRSALALWLGHLEERLATGGPPPAPARLSRPDASRRPPPPPHEWPEHGAAELGPSWPEAAPRENGHPPFHPPAGGNGLGGAALPCQLHPSPLKRSLSLAPGSPQGGGTEWAGGGEEPPPPVVVVPDHAPLSPQSSVASSGSEQTEEPAGGRNTFQEDGSGMKDVPSWLKSLRLHKYAALFSQMTYEEMMTLTEHHLESQNVTKGARHKIALSIQKLRERQSVLRALEKDILEGGNLWTALQELQQIMVTPIKAFRPPPAAPPSNGPPEGTPPGAADAFAPHPPADAEAPAAPVPDGDIPGQFTRVMGKVCTQLLVSRPDEENITSYLQLLEKCLSHEAFTETQKKRLLSWKQQVLKLLRAFPKKVPLDGPGYRPPKGWAFGSNSLPIAGSVGGAGGRRGQRPFALPPRALPPARLGLLGPTGGAPTPRPPLAGPPLGTQGRQSLWFGXQGGAGGAPGSRSAVQRTHSLPVHTSPQALLAFPQECPLPGTDLEINPTLESLCLSMTEHALGDGTDKTSTI, encoded by the exons ATGATGTTCCGGGATCAGGTGGGGATCGTGGCGGGGTGGTTCAAGGGCTGGAACGAGTGCGAGCAGACGGTGGCCCTGCTCTCGCTGCTGAAACGCGTCACCCGCACCCAGGCCCgcttcctccagctctgcctcgAGCACTCGCTGGCCGACTGCACCGATATCCACCTCCTCGAGGCCGAGGCCAACAGCGCTG CCGCCATCAGCCAGTGGCCGCAGGAGCCGGCGGAAGCGGCGGTAGCCCTTCTCCTCGCCCACCTCCCGCTTTTGCAGCCGGGCAACGCCGCCGCCAAAGCCGAGTACATGAAACGGCTGCAGAAAATTTTGGCGTACGCCATCGAGAGCAACCGATGCGTGGAGGAGAGCCGCCAGCTCCTCTCCTATGCCCTCATCCACCCCGCCACCACCCTGGACGATCGCAGTGCCCTGGCTCTGTGGTTGGGCCACTTAGAAGAACGTTTGGCTACTGGCGGTCCCCCGCCGGCGCCGGCTCGACTCTCCCGTCCCGACGCTTCTCgccggccgccgcctcccccccaCGAGTGGCCCGAACACGGGGCCGCTGAGCTGGGGCCGAGCTGGCCCGAGGCGGCTCCCCGGGAGAACGGGCACCCGCCTTTCCACCCCCCCGCCGGCGGCAACGGCCTGGGGGGAGCGG ctctgccctgccagctgcACCCCAGCCCTCTGAAGCGTTCCCTCTCGCTGGCGCCTGGCAgtccccagggagggggcaccgAGTGGGCAGGGGGGGGCGAAGAACCTCCGCCCCCCGTTGTCGTGgtgcc GGACCACGCGCCCCTCTCCCCCCAGAGCAGCGTGGCTTCCTCCGGCAGCGAGCAGACCGAGGAGCCGGCCGGCGGGCGCAACACCTTCCAGGAGGACGGCAGCGGGATGAAAG acgTCCCGTCGTGGCTGAAGAGCCTGCGGCTGCACAAGTACGCGGCGCTCTTCTCCCAAATGACGTACGAGGAGATGATGACGCTGACGGAACATCACCTTGAGTCGCAG AACGTCACCAAGGGTGCGCGGCACAAGATCGCCCTCAGCATCCAGAAGCTGCGGGAGCGGCAGAGCGTGCTCAGGGCGCTGGAGAAg gacaTCCTAGAGGGGGGCAACCTGTGGACGGCGCTGCAGGAGCTCCAGCAGATCATGGTGACCCCCATCAAAGCCTTCCggccccccccagctgcccccccctcTAACGGCCCCCCCGAAGGGACCCCCCCGGGGGCCGCCGACGCCTTCGCCCCCCACCCGCCCGCCGACGCCGaagcccccgccgcccccgtcCCCGACGGGGACATCCCGGGCCAGTTCACCCGTGTCATGGGCAAAG TGTGCACCCAGCTGCTGGTGTCGCGGCCGGACGAGGAGAACATCACCAGTTACCTCCAGCTCCTCGAGAAGTGCCTGAGCCACGAG GCGTTCACAGAGACGCAGAAGAAGAGGCTCCTCTCCTGGAAGCAGCAGGTCCTCAAGCTGCTCCGCGCCTTCCCCAAGAAGGTGCCGCTCGACGGCCCCGGCTATCGGCCCCCCAAGGG ctgGGCCTTCGGCTCCAACTCGCTCCCCATAGCTGGCTCtgtggggggggcgggggggcggcgggggcagcgTCCCTTCGCGTTGCCCCCCCGcgcgctgccccccgcccgcctggggctgctgggaccCACTGGGGGGGCCCccaccccacggcccccccTCGCCGGCCCCCCCCTTGGCACCCAGGGACGCCAG agcctgtggTTTGG GcaggggggggccgggggggccccgGGGAGCCGCAGCGCGGTGCAGCGCACCCACTCGCTGCCCGTCCACACCTCGCCCCAGGCCCTGCTCGCCTTCCCCCAGG agtgccccctccccggcacggaCCTGGAGATCAACCCCACGCTGGAGTCGCTGTGCCTGAGCATGACGGAGCACGCGCTGGGTG aTGGCACAGACAAGACCTCCACCATCTGA
- the SHKBP1 gene encoding SH3KBP1-binding protein 1, producing MAAPGGAEVVQLNVGGKRFSTSRQTLTWISDSFFSSLLSGRISTLKDETGAIFIDRDPTVFAPILNFLRTKELDPRGVSISLLLHEAQFYGITPLVRRLQLREELDRSSCGSVLFNGYLPPPVLPAKRRNRHSVAGPQIAARLPMTTDRAPVRRSNTMPPNLGNAGLLGRLLEERAPSTASEPGAVRIVCGHHNWIAVAYAQFLVCYRMKETSGWQQVFSSPRLDWVIERVALNAKVLGGALGDHDKMVAVASCNEIILWALQADGNGSEIGVFHLGVPVEALFFVGNQLIATSHTGKIGVWNAVTKHWQIQDVVPINSYDAAGTFLLLGCNNGSIYYVDVQKFPLRMKDNDLLVTELYRDPTEDAVTALSVYLTPKTSDSGNWIEIAYGTSSGVVRVIVQHPETVGSGPQLFQTFTVHRSPVTKIMLSEKHLISVCADNNHVRTWTVTRFRGMISTQPGSTPLASFKILSLDDLDGPAGCGAGTDIGPFGERDEQQVFIQRVVPDACQVFVRLSSTGKRICEVRSVDAAAITAFTVHECEGSSRIGSRPRRYLFTGHANGSVQMWDLTTAMEMLGKPPEAGGLTEEELLRQLEQCDLALTGPPGPPQAPNTSLQSQEPNRGDTPTPSSPMPKLRGEPLGVAPPRRYRGTEGDPPFSGSPRGGGSFVERCQELAQRLGPPDHPETPRFGGKPKTFRPTPPRRPPNSALPRAPPPPGPPPTADSLPIVPLVTPKSRLNETSF from the exons ATGGCGGCGCCGGGTGGGGCGGAGGTCGTGCAGCTCAACGTGGGCGGCAAGAG GTTCAGCACATCCCGCCAGACGCTGACCTGGATCTCGGACTCTTTCTTCTCCAg CCTCCTGAGCGGCCGAATCTCCACCTTGAAGGATGAGACCGGAGCG atcTTCATCGACCGGGACCCCACTGTCTTCGCCCCCATCCTCAACTTCCTCCGCACGAAAGAACTCGACCCCCGAGGCGTCagcatctccctcctcctccacgaAGCCCAATTTTACGGCATCACCCCCCTAG ttCGCCGCTTGCAGCTACGGGAGGAATTGGACCGTTCGTCTTGTGGCAGCGTCCTCTTCAACGGCTACCTGCCCCCCCCAG TCTTACCGGCCAAACGCCGTAACCGGCACAGCGTGGCGGGGCCGCAGATTGCCGCTCGTTTGCCGATGACAACCGACAGAGCCCCGGTGCGGCGCAGTAACACCATGCCCCCCAATTTGGGTAACGCTGGTTTATTGGGGCGCTTGTTGGAAGAGCGAGCCCCCAGCACCG CAAGTGAACCGGGAGCAGTACGGATTGTCTGCGGGCATCACAACTGGATCGCGGTGGCGTACGCCCAGTTCCTCGTCTGCTATAG GATGAAGGAGACATCGGGGTGGCAACAAGTCTTCTCCAGCCCACGGTTGGACTGGGTGATCGAACGAGTGGCCCTCAACGCTAAAGTCCTCGGCGGAGCTTTGGGCGACCACGACAAGATGGTGGCGGTTGCGTCCTGCAACGAGATCATCCTCTGGGCCCTGCAAGCCGATGGCAATGGCAGCGAGATTG GCGTCTTCCACCTGGGAGTACCGGTGGAAGCCCTCTTCTTTGTTGGGAACCAACTCATCGCCACCAGCCACACCGGCAAAATCGGCGTCTGGAACGCCGTTACCAAGCACTGGCAG ATCCAGGACGTTGTCCCCATCAACAGCTACGATGCTGCCGGCACATTCCTCCTCCTCGGTTGCAACAATGGCTCCATCTACTACGTGG ATGTTCAGAAGTTCCCCCTGCGCATGAAGGACAACGATCTGCTGGTGACGGAGCTCTACCGCGACCCCACCGAAGACGCCGTCACTGCCCTCAGCGTCTACCTCACCCCCAAAACCA GTGACAGCGGGAACTGGATCGAAATCGCTTATGGCACAAGCTCCGGCGTGGTGCGGGTCATCGTGCAGCACCCCGAAACAGTGGGCTCTGGTCCTCAACTCTTCCAAACCTTCACCGTCCACCGCAGCCCCGTCACCAAAATcatgctttcagaaaaacaccTCATCTCTG TTTGTGCCGACAACAACCATGTCCGGACCTGGACGGTGACTCGTTTCCGCGGGATGATTTCCACCCAACCCGGCTCGACGCCATTGGCTTCCTTCAAAATCCTTTCCCTGGATGATCTCGACGGTCCCGCCGGCTGTGGCGCTGGCACCGATATCG GACCCTTTGGCGAGCGGGACGAGCAGCAGGTCTTCATCCAAAGAGTAGTGCCGGATGCGTGCCAGGTCTTCGTCCGGCTTTCCTCCACCGGCAAAAG GATCTGCGAGGTGCGTTCGGTGGACGCCGCCGCTATCACTGCCTTCACTGTCCATGAGTGCGAAGGCTCCAGCCGGATTGGCTCCCGGCCGCGCCGTTATCTCTTCACCGGCCACGCCAACGGCAGTGTCCAGATGTGGGACCTCACCACCGCcatggagatgctggggaagcCCCCAG AAGCCGGCGGTTTGACTGAAGAGGAGCTGTTACGGCAACTGGAACAGTGCGATTTGGCGTTaaccggcccccccggccccccccaggcccccaaCACCAG CCTCCAGTCGCAGGAACCAAACCGGGGGGACACGCCGACCCCTTCTTCCCCCATGCCGAAACTCCGTGGGGAACCCCTGGGCGTCGCCCCCCCACGCCGGTATCGGGGGACAGAGGGGGATCCCCCTTTTTCAGGGAGTCCCCGAGGGGGAGGCAGCTTTGTAGAACGTTGCCAGGAGCTGGCCCAGCGTCTCGGCCCCCCTGATCACCCTGAAACTCCTCGTTTTGGGGGGAAACCCAAAACTTTCCGACCCACCCCGCCACGTCGACCCCCCAATTCCGCGCTCCCCAGAGCTCCTccccccccggggccccccccaACCGCCGACTCTCTCCCCATCGTCCCATTAGTGACCCCCAAATCTCGCCTCAACGAGACGTCGTTTTGA